A genomic region of Stenotrophomonas sp. NA06056 contains the following coding sequences:
- the rplI gene encoding 50S ribosomal protein L9 has protein sequence MQLILLQKVTNLGNLGDLVDVKPGYGRNFLVPQGKAVPATESNKAEFEAKRADYEAKAQSIHAEAEARKAKLEGASVTVAANASTEGKLYGSVGAREIADAFTAAGLPLSKSEVILGEGAFRNIGEYDVLVHLHADVETTVKVVVEAEKA, from the coding sequence ATGCAGCTGATCCTCCTGCAGAAAGTCACCAACCTCGGCAACCTGGGCGACCTGGTCGACGTGAAGCCGGGCTATGGCCGTAACTTCCTCGTGCCGCAGGGCAAGGCCGTTCCGGCCACCGAGAGCAACAAGGCCGAGTTCGAAGCCAAGCGCGCTGATTACGAAGCCAAGGCCCAGTCCATCCACGCCGAAGCCGAAGCCCGCAAGGCCAAGCTGGAAGGCGCGAGCGTGACCGTCGCCGCCAACGCTTCGACCGAAGGCAAGCTGTACGGCTCGGTCGGCGCCCGCGAAATCGCCGATGCCTTCACCGCTGCCGGCCTGCCGCTGAGCAAGAGCGAAGTCATCCTGGGCGAAGGCGCCTTCCGCAACATTGGTGAGTACGACGTCCTGGTGCACCTGCACGCTGACGTGGAAACCACCGTCAAGGTTGTGGTCGAAGCCGAAAAGGCCTGA
- the smc gene encoding chromosome segregation protein SMC, whose protein sequence is MRLSTIKLSGFKSFVDPTTLHLPTNMTGVVGPNGCGKSNIIDAVRWVMGESSASRLRGDSLTDVIFSGSNARKPVSQATVELIFDNSDHTISGEYASFNEISVKRTVSRDGSSNYYLNGTKCRRRDITDLFLGTGLGPRSYSIIEQGMISQIIEARPEDLRVYLEEAAGISKYKERRKETETRIRHTRENLDRLGDLREEITKQLEHLKRQAKQAEQYQALQEERRVKDAEWKALEYRGLDGRLSKLREGLSQEETRLQQLIADQRDAEARIETSRVRREEAADALNAAQAEVYQVGSTLARLEQQIQHQRELSQRLHKARDETRQALAELGQHISGDEAKLMVLREAVDAATPQLEELQEENEIKQEGLREAETRLSDWQQRWEQHTSQSSEASRAGEVERTRVDYLDKQILDADRRREALAAERAGLDVDALDEVFEQLHLQHETQKTALDELTEQVEERKHGVAAVQEQQRNGQNELAELRKQVNGLRGRLSSLETLQQAALGQEQGAAVAWLKSRGLDSAARVGERLDVDAGWENAVESALGQLIEGVLVDDPASLVDALGELGEGRIALVANDGADLKVAPTSLAARVRGPAPIRRLLARLHGARDLAEANALQASLPEGDSIITQGGERLGEGWVRVSRSGAAKQGALLREREINELREQIEQLQSREAELEEQLAGFREHLLAAEQQREDAQRALYLAHRAVSELAGQLQGQQGKVEAARTRIDRIEGELSQLLETLDINREQAREARSRLENAVNSMGDLESNRQGLEGERRQLTEARDLARDAARAVRERSHALALTLESQRAQVASLSQALERMSTQRGQLDSRLGELHSQLDEGDTPVESLQAEHQNALEERVRADRVLTEARTLLDGIDAELRNYEQTRHQRDEQALSQRERISQRKLDQQALVLSAETLQGAVEKAGFVLQDVINALPEEARLGDWEQAVHQIDGRMRRLEPVNLAAIHEYGEASQRSEYLDAQHVDLTTALETLEDAIRKIDRETRGRFKDTFDRVNAGVQALYPRLFGGGHAYLELTGEDLLDTGVTIMARPPGKRVSSISLLSGGEKAMTAVALVFAIFQLNPAPFCLLDEVDAPLDEANVGRLANMVKEMSEKVQFLFVSHNKATMEAAHQLSGVTMREPGVSRLVSVDLEEAARLAGAA, encoded by the coding sequence ATGCGTCTTTCCACGATCAAGCTGTCCGGCTTCAAGTCCTTCGTCGATCCGACCACGCTGCACCTGCCGACCAACATGACCGGCGTGGTGGGCCCCAATGGCTGCGGCAAGTCGAACATCATCGACGCCGTGCGCTGGGTCATGGGCGAGAGTTCGGCCAGCCGCCTGCGTGGTGACTCGCTCACCGACGTTATCTTCTCTGGTTCCAATGCCCGCAAGCCGGTTTCGCAGGCCACTGTCGAGCTGATCTTCGACAACTCCGATCACACGATTTCCGGCGAGTACGCCTCGTTCAACGAGATCTCGGTCAAGCGCACCGTCAGCCGCGACGGCAGCAGCAACTACTACCTCAACGGCACCAAGTGCCGCCGCCGCGACATCACCGACCTGTTCCTCGGCACCGGCCTGGGGCCACGCAGCTACTCGATCATCGAGCAGGGCATGATCAGCCAGATCATCGAGGCGCGTCCGGAAGACCTGCGCGTGTACCTGGAAGAGGCTGCAGGCATCTCCAAGTACAAGGAGCGCCGCAAGGAAACCGAGACCCGCATCCGCCACACGCGCGAGAACCTGGATCGCCTTGGCGACCTGCGCGAGGAAATCACCAAGCAGCTGGAACACCTCAAGCGGCAGGCAAAACAGGCCGAGCAGTACCAGGCGCTGCAGGAAGAGCGCCGGGTCAAGGACGCGGAGTGGAAGGCCTTGGAATATCGTGGCCTGGACGGTCGCCTGTCCAAGCTGCGCGAAGGGCTGTCGCAGGAAGAAACCCGCCTGCAGCAGCTGATTGCCGATCAGCGTGACGCCGAGGCCCGGATCGAGACCTCGCGCGTTCGCCGCGAGGAGGCTGCCGACGCGCTCAACGCCGCGCAGGCCGAGGTCTATCAGGTGGGCAGCACGTTGGCCCGTCTCGAACAGCAGATCCAGCACCAGCGCGAACTGTCGCAACGCCTGCACAAGGCGCGCGATGAAACCCGCCAGGCACTGGCCGAACTGGGCCAGCACATCAGTGGTGACGAAGCCAAGTTGATGGTGCTGCGCGAGGCGGTCGATGCGGCCACCCCGCAGCTGGAAGAACTGCAGGAAGAAAACGAGATCAAGCAGGAGGGCCTGCGTGAGGCCGAAACGCGGCTGTCCGATTGGCAGCAGCGTTGGGAGCAGCACACGTCGCAGAGTTCGGAGGCCTCGCGTGCCGGTGAGGTTGAGCGCACCCGCGTGGACTACCTGGACAAGCAGATTCTTGATGCCGATCGTCGCCGCGAAGCACTGGCGGCCGAGCGCGCTGGCCTCGACGTGGATGCGCTGGACGAGGTCTTCGAGCAGCTGCACCTGCAGCACGAGACTCAGAAGACCGCGCTGGATGAGCTGACCGAACAGGTCGAGGAGCGCAAGCACGGTGTTGCTGCGGTGCAGGAGCAGCAGCGCAATGGCCAGAACGAACTGGCTGAACTGCGCAAGCAGGTCAATGGTCTGCGCGGGCGCCTGTCCTCGCTGGAAACCCTGCAACAGGCCGCGCTTGGCCAGGAGCAGGGCGCGGCGGTGGCATGGCTGAAGTCGCGTGGCCTGGATTCGGCCGCACGCGTGGGTGAACGCCTGGATGTCGATGCCGGCTGGGAAAACGCAGTGGAAAGCGCCCTCGGCCAGTTGATCGAAGGCGTGCTGGTCGACGACCCGGCCAGCCTGGTCGATGCGTTGGGCGAGCTGGGCGAAGGCCGCATCGCGCTGGTTGCCAATGACGGCGCGGACCTGAAGGTCGCACCGACCTCGCTGGCTGCGCGTGTGCGTGGCCCGGCACCGATCCGTCGCCTGCTGGCGCGCCTGCACGGCGCGCGCGACCTTGCCGAAGCCAATGCATTGCAGGCCAGCCTGCCTGAGGGCGATTCCATCATCACCCAGGGCGGTGAGCGTCTGGGCGAGGGCTGGGTGCGCGTGTCGCGCTCCGGTGCCGCCAAGCAGGGCGCGCTGCTGCGCGAACGCGAAATCAACGAGCTGCGCGAGCAGATCGAGCAGCTGCAATCGCGCGAAGCCGAACTGGAAGAACAGCTGGCCGGTTTCCGTGAGCATCTGCTGGCGGCCGAACAGCAGCGCGAGGATGCGCAGCGGGCGCTGTACCTGGCGCACCGCGCGGTGTCCGAACTGGCGGGCCAGCTGCAGGGCCAGCAGGGCAAGGTCGAGGCTGCACGTACGCGCATCGACCGTATCGAAGGCGAGCTGAGCCAGTTGCTGGAGACCCTGGACATCAACCGCGAGCAGGCGCGTGAAGCGCGTTCGCGGCTGGAGAATGCGGTCAACAGCATGGGCGACCTGGAGTCGAACCGGCAGGGCCTGGAGGGCGAGCGCCGTCAGCTGACCGAGGCGCGCGATCTGGCCCGCGACGCCGCCCGCGCAGTACGCGAGCGTTCGCACGCCTTGGCCCTGACCCTGGAATCGCAGCGCGCCCAGGTGGCCTCGTTGAGCCAGGCGCTGGAACGCATGAGTACCCAGCGCGGCCAGCTGGATTCGCGCTTGGGCGAACTGCATTCGCAGCTGGACGAAGGCGATACACCGGTCGAGTCGCTGCAGGCCGAGCACCAGAACGCGCTGGAAGAGCGGGTGCGTGCCGATCGCGTGCTGACCGAAGCACGCACGCTGCTGGATGGCATCGACGCCGAACTGCGCAATTACGAGCAGACCCGCCACCAGCGCGACGAGCAGGCGTTGTCCCAGCGCGAGCGTATTTCGCAGCGCAAGCTGGATCAGCAGGCATTGGTGCTGAGTGCAGAAACCCTGCAGGGTGCAGTGGAGAAGGCCGGTTTCGTGCTGCAGGATGTGATCAACGCGCTGCCGGAAGAGGCACGCCTGGGCGACTGGGAGCAGGCCGTGCACCAGATCGATGGCCGCATGCGCCGGCTGGAGCCGGTCAACCTGGCGGCGATCCACGAATATGGCGAAGCCTCGCAGCGCTCGGAGTATCTGGATGCCCAGCACGTGGATCTGACCACCGCGCTGGAGACTCTGGAAGATGCGATCCGCAAGATCGACCGTGAGACCCGTGGCCGCTTCAAGGACACTTTCGATCGCGTCAACGCCGGGGTCCAGGCGTTGTATCCGCGCCTGTTCGGCGGCGGTCACGCCTACCTGGAACTGACCGGCGAAGACCTGCTCGACACCGGTGTGACCATCATGGCGCGCCCCCCGGGCAAGCGGGTGTCGAGCATTTCGCTGCTGTCCGGTGGCGAAAAGGCGATGACCGCGGTGGCGCTGGTGTTTGCCATCTTCCAGCTCAACCCCGCGCCGTTCTGCCTGCTGGACGAGGTGGACGCGCCGCTGGACGAAGCCAACGTCGGCCGCCTGGCCAACATGGTCAAGGAAATGAGCGAAAAGGTGCAGTTCTTGTTCGTCAGCCACAACAAGGCCACGATGGAAGCGGCGCACCAGTTGTCGGGCGTGACGATGCGCGAACCGGGTGTCAGCCGCCTGGTCAGCGTGGACCTGGAAGAAGCCGCGCGATTGGCGGGCGCGGCCTGA
- a CDS encoding pyridoxal phosphate-dependent aminotransferase — translation MTLPASRRHFLQLAGAGLALASSGLPRPAHAQPATVAPPNADTGAVLLNFNECPYGPSPAAQQAARDSIASCGRYRFALAGEVRDAFIAQAGIPADHVRLYPGSSEPLNRAATLWTGPQAGLVVADPTFETLGEKAAARGAHVQKVPLRSDGAHDLRAMAAAAHARPTGLLYVCNPNNPTGSISPADELAWLLANKPASTRVLLDEAYLQYSEQPSLIAQVARRDDLIVLRTFSKLYGMAGLRLGVAAAHPERLRELASLGENPLPVPALAAALASLRDLQLIPQRRLQNAKARQATIAWLGKRGFHCLPTEANCFVVDVQRDGAAFAKAMADNGVVIGRSWPIWPQRVRVTVGTEEEMAAFRKAFAKVAGVPA, via the coding sequence GTGACCCTGCCCGCCTCCCGTCGCCACTTCCTGCAACTGGCCGGCGCCGGCCTCGCGCTCGCCAGCAGCGGCCTGCCTCGGCCGGCCCATGCACAGCCGGCGACCGTGGCCCCGCCCAACGCCGATACGGGCGCGGTGCTGCTCAACTTCAACGAATGCCCCTACGGCCCCTCGCCTGCTGCCCAGCAGGCGGCGCGCGACAGCATCGCCAGCTGCGGCCGTTACCGCTTCGCCTTGGCCGGTGAAGTGCGCGACGCCTTCATCGCCCAGGCCGGCATCCCCGCCGACCATGTGCGCCTGTATCCGGGCTCGAGCGAACCGCTGAACCGTGCGGCGACCCTGTGGACTGGCCCGCAGGCGGGCCTGGTGGTGGCCGACCCGACCTTCGAGACGCTGGGCGAGAAGGCAGCCGCACGCGGCGCCCATGTGCAGAAGGTGCCACTGCGCAGCGATGGCGCACATGACCTGCGCGCGATGGCAGCCGCCGCGCACGCGCGACCGACCGGCCTGCTGTACGTGTGCAATCCCAATAATCCTACCGGCTCGATCAGTCCCGCCGACGAACTGGCCTGGCTGCTGGCCAACAAGCCGGCCAGTACCCGCGTGCTGCTGGACGAGGCCTATCTGCAGTACAGCGAACAGCCCAGCCTGATTGCACAGGTGGCCCGGCGCGATGATCTGATCGTGCTGCGCACCTTCTCCAAGCTGTACGGCATGGCCGGCCTGCGCCTTGGCGTGGCGGCGGCGCATCCCGAGCGCCTGCGCGAGCTGGCCAGCCTGGGCGAGAATCCGCTGCCGGTGCCTGCCCTGGCGGCGGCACTGGCCAGCCTGCGCGACCTGCAGCTGATCCCGCAGCGACGCCTGCAGAATGCCAAGGCACGGCAGGCCACCATCGCCTGGTTGGGCAAGCGTGGCTTCCATTGCCTGCCAACGGAAGCGAACTGCTTCGTGGTGGATGTGCAGCGCGATGGAGCCGCCTTCGCCAAGGCCATGGCGGACAACGGCGTAGTGATCGGCCGCAGCTGGCCGATCTGGCCGCAGCGCGTGCGCGTGACCGTGGGTACCGAGGAAGAGATGGCGGCGTTCCGCAAAGCGTTCGCGAAAGTGGCGGGCGTACCGGCCTGA
- the rpsR gene encoding 30S ribosomal protein S18, which yields MSKFFRRRKFCKFTAEGVKEIDYKDLNTLRQYLTENGKIVPSRVTGTKSKYQRQLATAVKRARFLALIPYTDNHDV from the coding sequence ATGTCCAAGTTCTTCCGTCGCCGCAAGTTCTGCAAGTTCACGGCCGAAGGTGTCAAGGAGATCGACTACAAGGATCTCAACACCCTGCGCCAGTACCTGACCGAGAACGGCAAGATCGTGCCGAGCCGCGTCACCGGTACCAAGTCGAAGTACCAGCGTCAGCTGGCGACCGCCGTCAAGCGCGCTCGCTTCCTGGCCCTGATTCCGTACACCGACAACCACGACGTCTGA
- the zipA gene encoding cell division protein ZipA, with the protein MSDTALLRIGILAAGLLLVAAIFLFGRPKKKPQGRRLDSAEPTAGERREPVLGEDGVPVADARVEPGMGDAVEQAELGLPDVDGAANDLGKRATQDFDKIVSLFVAARAGEQLRGEDIVVAAEKTGLVFGHMNVFHRLVEGHPERGPIFSMASIMKPGSFDMGNIRAMETPAIAFFLTLPAPLTALDAWEKMLPTVQRMAELLDGVVLDDSRNALGRQRIAHIRDELRAYDRQHQAPPLTKTPRW; encoded by the coding sequence ATGTCCGACACGGCACTGTTGCGCATCGGCATCCTGGCCGCCGGCCTGCTGTTGGTCGCTGCGATCTTCCTGTTTGGCCGTCCCAAGAAGAAGCCCCAGGGCCGTCGCTTGGACAGCGCCGAGCCGACCGCCGGCGAGCGCCGCGAGCCGGTGCTGGGCGAGGATGGCGTGCCTGTGGCCGACGCCCGCGTCGAGCCTGGCATGGGCGATGCGGTCGAGCAGGCCGAACTGGGCCTGCCCGATGTCGATGGCGCGGCCAACGACCTGGGCAAGCGTGCGACGCAGGATTTCGACAAGATCGTGTCGCTGTTCGTCGCCGCCCGCGCTGGCGAGCAACTGCGCGGCGAAGACATCGTCGTGGCCGCGGAAAAGACCGGCCTGGTGTTTGGCCACATGAATGTCTTCCACCGGCTGGTCGAGGGTCATCCCGAACGCGGCCCGATCTTCTCGATGGCCAGCATCATGAAGCCGGGCAGCTTCGACATGGGCAACATCCGCGCAATGGAAACCCCGGCCATCGCCTTCTTCCTGACCCTGCCGGCGCCGCTGACCGCGCTGGATGCATGGGAGAAGATGCTGCCGACCGTGCAGCGCATGGCCGAGCTGTTGGATGGCGTGGTGTTGGACGACAGCCGCAACGCGCTCGGTCGCCAGCGCATCGCCCACATCCGCGACGAACTGCGCGCCTACGACCGTCAGCACCAGGCCCCGCCGTTGACCAAGACCCCACGCTGGTAG
- a CDS encoding CbrC family protein produces MERPVFTYHPNAYALSFEDIGGVCDCCGEPRTLRYRGPFYTCLAPDYLCPWCIADGRAAASYDGEFTGWSDIEGVSPDPADPPPSIARPLLLEICERTPGYACWQQSVWLTHCERPCAFLGYAGNEDLQPILHEVRPDVAEANPRDADWVLEHLSRDGPMVGCLFQCLECGQHRLHVDLE; encoded by the coding sequence ATGGAACGCCCGGTTTTCACCTATCACCCCAACGCCTACGCACTGTCCTTCGAGGACATCGGCGGGGTCTGCGACTGCTGTGGCGAGCCGCGGACACTGCGCTACCGGGGACCGTTCTACACCTGCTTGGCCCCGGATTACCTGTGCCCATGGTGCATTGCCGATGGCAGGGCCGCAGCCAGTTACGACGGCGAGTTCACTGGATGGAGTGATATCGAGGGGGTGTCGCCGGACCCGGCCGACCCGCCGCCGAGCATTGCCCGCCCGCTGCTGCTGGAAATCTGCGAGCGCACGCCGGGCTATGCCTGCTGGCAGCAGTCGGTCTGGCTCACCCACTGCGAACGGCCCTGCGCCTTCCTCGGCTATGCCGGCAACGAGGACCTCCAGCCCATCCTCCACGAGGTCCGGCCGGACGTGGCCGAGGCCAACCCGCGCGACGCCGACTGGGTGCTGGAACATCTGAGCCGCGATGGCCCGATGGTCGGGTGCCTGTTCCAGTGCCTGGAATGCGGCCAGCATCGCCTTCATGTCGATCTGGAGTAG
- the rpsF gene encoding 30S ribosomal protein S6, with product MSRHYEIVFMVHPDQSEQVPAMIERYKSLVENGNGTIHRLEDWGRRQLAYPIQNLVKAHYVLLNIEVDQAVLTELTESFRFNDAVLRNLVIKRDEADTEQSLIMKSKDEKGDKPERGERRRRDDEEGETTPAADNDAGDDAASAA from the coding sequence ATGAGTCGTCATTACGAAATCGTGTTCATGGTCCACCCGGACCAGAGCGAGCAGGTCCCGGCCATGATCGAGCGTTACAAGTCGCTGGTCGAGAACGGCAACGGCACCATCCACCGTCTGGAAGACTGGGGCCGCCGCCAGCTGGCGTACCCGATCCAGAACCTGGTGAAGGCGCACTACGTGCTGCTGAACATCGAAGTCGACCAGGCCGTGCTGACCGAACTGACCGAGAGCTTCCGCTTCAACGACGCCGTGCTGCGCAACCTGGTCATCAAGCGTGACGAGGCTGACACCGAGCAGTCGCTGATCATGAAGAGCAAGGACGAGAAGGGCGACAAGCCCGAGCGTGGTGAGCGTCGTCGTCGTGATGACGAAGAAGGCGAAACCACCCCCGCCGCTGACAACGATGCCGGCGACGACGCCGCTTCGGCCGCCTAA